Sequence from the Priestia megaterium genome:
AACGAAAAGCATATGATTTCTGGGATCGTTCAAGCCTGCGGCTACTAGACTGAAGCATCTCTTTCATCGAACGAAGAAGACGGATATTTCGCTGAGTCAATCTTTCTGTAATTTCACTGATATGAGGCACAGCCAATTCCGCAGCACCCGTTGGAGTAGGAGCGCGAAGATCTGCTACAAAATCTGCAATTGTAAAATCGGTTTCATGTCCAACCGCTGAAATAACAGGAATAGTAGAAGTGAAAATTGCACGAGCAACGCTTTCTTCGTTAAAAGCCCAAAGCTCTTCAATTGACCCACCACCGCGGCCAACAATTAATACGTCTGCTTCTTTACGACGGTTTGCTTCTTCAATTGCCTTAATGATAGACGGTGCCGCATTCACTCCTTGAACAAGAGCGGGCATAACAATAATGTTCGCGTTATATCTGCGCTTTAATGTCGTAATAATATCACGTACGGCTGCTCCAGTTGGAGATGTAATAACACCTATTGTTGTTGGATACTTCGGCAGTTTTCGTTTCCTAGCAGGATCAAATAAGCCTTCTTTTTCCAGCTTTTTTTTCAGCTGTTCGTAGGCCAAGTATAAGTTTCCAACGCCGTCAGGCTGCATTTCTTTTACGTACATTTGATAATTTCCGCTTGGTTCATAAACCGAAATTTCAGCTCGAATGAGTACATTCATTCCTTCTTCAGGCTGAAAATTAAGCTGACGGTTATGCCCAGCAAACATAACGGCTGCGATACGAGCATTTTGATCTTTCAAGGTGAAATACATATGTCCCCGACTATGACGTTTAAAGTTAGAAATTTCTCCTTTAATCCATACATCTTGCATATGAGGGTCTACATCAAACTTGCGCTTAATGTATCGTGTAAGAGCCGTAACGGTTAGATAACGCACTTCACTCATCATTTTGCCTCCTTTGGAGTCACCCTCTCCCCTTTATATAAAGGAGAGAAGCATTTTGGTCACTTGATTTGGCAAGATGAACCTTTATTTAGATAAAGTTGTTAACACTTTAGACAATACGCCATTGATAAACTTGCTTGATTGATCATCGCCAAACGTTTTCGCTAATTCAATCGCTTCATTTAACGTAACGCTCGTAGGAATTTCTTCTTCATACTTCATTTCGTATACGGCAATACGTAGGATAACGCGGTCTACAGTAGCTACACGATCTAACGTCCATTTTTCTAAATGATTGCGTAAAAGTTCATCAATTTCTTGCTGATGTTCAACCACACCTAGCACGAGACTTTCTAAAAATTGATCAGACTTTTCATTTTGTACAACATTTCCGATTGCCTCCATTGGCTCGGTCTGCCCTAAATCATGCTGAAATAGTGCTTGTAGTGCTTTTTGGCGTGCTGTATGTCTTTTCATTATTTTTGCTCCTTTATTTATCTTCTTCAACTAGTATACCTAGATAATAGCATAGTTTATGAAACGATACTTCATTGTTCTTATACGAAGTTTGTAGAACACGAAAAAGACCGTCTTTATGACGAGACAGTCTTTTTCACTTTACCATAGCTTGTGTTGAAAAGGAACAAGTAATCATACGTTATTCCATTTTAGCAACAGCCGTTAGGTAAACGTTTGTTTTATTCAACTTCTTCAATATCAGTTTTTTGCGTATCAAACTGAATCCCTACGATATGAATGTTTACTTCATCGAGATCAATAGCTGTCATATTTTTAAGGGCTTGACGAATGTTATCTTGTACTTGTTGCGCTACGTTTGGAATAGACACCCCAAACTTCATCATACAAAATACGTCTACTTTTATCCCGTTTTCTGTTAAGTCCACTTTTACACCTTTACCGTGGTTTTTCTTTCCTAGTTTCTCCACAACGCCAGCTGCAAAATTTCCTCTCATTGCAGAAACGCCTTCTACTTCAGAAGCAGCAATACCCGCAATGACTTCAATAACCTCAGGAGCAATTTCTACTTTGCCAAGAGAATTTGGGTGTTCTTCCATTTCTAATACATGATTTTCATTCATGTACAGCACCTCCTATAGTTTATATTATACTAAGAATTCATTACGTCATATAGCTCAAGAAACTTCGTGTTAAATTCACCGCTAACAAATTTTTCATGATTTAATAGTTTTTGGTGAAAAGGAATAGTGGTCGCAACGCCGTCGATAACAAATTCATCTAACGCGCGCTTCATTCGTTCAATAGCTTCCTCACGAGTTGGCGCATGAACAATCAATTTAGCCACCATTGAATCATAGTAAGGTGGGATTGCATAGCCCGGGTATGCAGCAGAGTCTACGCGCACTCCGTAGCCACCTGGCGGCAAGTACATTTGAATCGTACCTGGTGATGGCATAAAGTTTTTCTCTGGGTTTTCTGCGTTGATTCGGCACTCAATTGCCCATCCGTTAAATGTCACTTCTTCTTGCGTAAACGGTAAAGTTTCACCATTTGCAACTTTGATTTGTTCTTTAATTAAGTCAACTCCTGTCACCATCTCTGTAACAGGGTGTTCTACTTGGATACGCGTATTCATTTCCATGAAGTAAAATTTGTTTTCACGGTAATCATAAATGAATTCCACTGTTCCGGCTCCTGTGTAATTAACGGCTTGAGCGGCTTTAACAGCAGCATCGCCCATTAATTCACGCGTTTTTTCGTCTAACGCTGGAGAAGGCGTTTCTTCAATTAATTTTTGAAGACGGCGTTGAATCGAGCAATCACGCTCTCCTAAATGTACAGTATTTCCATGAGAATCAGCCAACACTTGGATCTCAACGTGACGGAAATCCTCAATGAACTTTTCAATGTACACACCAGGGTTACCGAAAGCTGTAGCAGCTTCTTGCTGTGTAATTGTAATACCTTTGATAAGCTCTTGTTCATTTTTCGCAACGCGGATTCCTTTTCCTCCGCCTCCTGCCGTTGCTTTAATAATAACAGGATAGCCAATATCATTAGCGATTGACATACCGTCTTCCACTGACTCTACAATTCCAGTTGAACCAGGAACAATTGGGACACCCGCTTCACGCATCGTTTCTCTCGCTACGTCTTTTGTTCCCATTTTGTTAATGGCTTCAGGACTTGGTCCTACAAATGTAACGTTACACTCTCTGCATAGCTCTGCAAAATCAGCGTTTTCAGCTAAAAAGCCGTATCCAGGGTGAATGGCGTCACAGCCCGTTAGCATCGCAACGCTCATAATGTTTGTAAAGTTTAAATAGCTGTCTTTAGATGACGTTGGTCCAATACAATACGCTTCGTCTGCTAATTGTACATGCAAAGAATCGCGATCAGCTTGAGAATGAACAGCTACTGATTCTACACCTAACTCTTTACACGCTCGAATAATTCGAACCGCAATTTCTCCTCGATTCGCAATTAATAGCTTTTTAATCATATTTACCGCTCCTTATTCAGGCTTTACTAAGAAAAGAGGTTGACCGTATTCTACAAGTTGTCCATTTTCAACTAATACGTCAACGATTTCACCTTTAACTTCTGCTTCGATTTCATTAAATAATTTCATTGCTTCTACGATACATACAACCGAATCTTTTTGTACTTTATCTCCAGGAGTTACGTATACATCTGATTCTGGCGATGATGACGCATAGAATGTCCCTACCATCGGAGATGTGATTTTATGTAAACTTTCATCAACCGCTGGGGCCGCTTGTTCTTCTTTTGGTTGAGCAGACTGTGCTGCTGGGGCTGGCGCTGGAGCCGCTGCTGCCTGCGGTGCAGGTGCTGCCGCTTGTTCAGGTGCCGAAACCACTACTTGCTGCGCTTGTTTGGAAACAATTGCGTCTTTTTTCTTCATCTTGATTTTGGAGCCTTCGTGCTCATAGGTGAACTCCTCGATTGATGATTGATCAACTAGTTTAATGATCTCACGGATCTCTTGAATTTTTAACATATTGAACACTCCTACCTCATGAAAATAGAATTCTCTACAATGTTAATAATACGACAGATGGCTACAGCCATTCAATTCGTTTGGCAAACATTAAAAAGAAGTTCCACTTACTCTATAATAACTTTTTAGCGTTATCGTTTTATAAATGGAAACATAGCTTTACAGATGACAATACTTATGAAAACATTTGTCACCTAGTACTAATATAAGATTATGAAACCTATTATAACCGAAGTAAAAAAAGAAAGCCATGTTAAAATTTTTACCGTCTCGCTTAGATTTTAGTCATTTCATAAAAAAAGAAGTGTAAACAACCCCAATTTATGGCTGTTTTACACTTCTTTTATTCCCTTTATTTAGTTGGCTGAAACTCTACCGCTACTTCTTTTGGTCCCATTTCTTTTTTGACTAGCTGAATGATTTGATTTGCTTTTGTTTTCGAGTGTTTTTCTGTCTTAACCGTAATTTGTACTTGCTTTCCGTCTGCTCTTACTAGCGCGTCACTGTATCCTTTTGCTTTAATTAATGTTTCCAGCGTGGCTTCTTTTTCCCCGAGCTTTGATAATTCATCAATTTTATCCATCGCCTTGCTTACTTCCGCAGGCGTCACATTTTTTGATGCAGCTACTTCTTGATACTCTTCTTTTAATTGACTTCTTTCATCATTTAATTCCAAACGAAGCGCCGTAAATAGCTCGTCGCTATCTGTGCTTGATACAACCGCTGATTCTTTTGCATTTTTAGCCGTTTCCTTCTTTACATCTTCTGCTGAGCCTTCAGTTTTTGAATCTTCTTTTGTTCCCGATTTCTCATCTGCCTGTTGTTTTGTATCTTCTGCAGGAGCCTTGTCATCAGCCTGCTTTTCGCTTTGTTTTTCATTGTCTACTAGCGCAACATTACTCTGAGGATTTTCTGGCGTTGTCATATAGTACACCGATAACACAACAACTAAACTTAACATTGTTAATAACCAAACCGTTTGCTTTTTTAATAACATATTCATTTCCCCCTCATCCTTTTTTCGCTAATACTGCTACTCTATGACTTGGTATATCGAGCGCTCTTGTCACGGCTTCAATAATAGATTTCTTTACCTCGATATTATCAGCTCCTTTAGCGACAACTAACACACCTCTTACTTTTGGCTTTTCGGTTTTAACTACAACAGGCTTTTCTTGTTCTCCACTTCTTACAATGACCAGCTGTTCATCTGTTGAGGAATCTTCAACTTTACGAGTCCCTCCTTCACGGTCCGTTTCGTTGGTCGTTTGCGATTTTGTGACGCTGTTTTTTTCATATATTTTGGATTCTGTTGCATCTAGGTTCACAATTACTTTTACCTTACTTACGCCTCTAACTTGATCCAAAATATCTTTCAATTCTTCCTCATACCGCTCTTCATAACCTGTCATCGTTGTTGTCTTTTTGGAGCTAAAAGCGGGAACATCCTGTGATACCGGTGGTGCGCTGGTTTCTTTGCTTGCACTCTTTAATAATCCGCCTGAATTCATAGATGTTGTGAGTGAGTTGCTAAATACCATAAAGATAACGCCTGCAGCTAGTAAAATGCCTATATACATTAACTTTGAAGGTTTCTTCGTAGTTGATGACTGTTTAAGTGAAAAGAACCGCTGAAAAAATGATGGGTCACCTTTTTCTGGCTTTTGACTCATTTCGTGTCTCCCTCCTCCATATTCACAACAACTTGGCCTTGTTTTACATCCCATTTTGCTGCTAAATAGTTGGATAATTTCTTGGATTCTGTTGGTTTGTTTGTTTCGATCGGTGTGGAGGTATCAATAGAAATAACTTTCACAGCTGAAACAACCTCGGACTCATCCGATGCTTTTTTACTTACGGCAACTGAAATGGATTTAATATTATCAGCGGTAGGTTCGTCGTTCGGCTTTTTTGTTTCAATGTGAATTCGATCAATTGCTACACCATACTGATCCATCAACTCCTCTTTTACATCTGCCTCCATTTGGACAGCCATTTGTTCTAAAATATATGCACGTTGTGAAGCTTGTATTTCTTTTTTCTGATTTTCTATTGAATTTTCTACCTGGTGATCGGATCGAATAGATGATAAGCTAAGTGATTTCAGCATTTGATTAACATCTACTTTAAAAATTTGAAAAACGGGTGTAATAATAATCAGCATTAAAAGAAGTCCAACCACCAGCTTTGTATATTTTTGAAAACTAGAATTGGGCAACAGTAAATTAATAATGGTAGCTAATAAGATAAAAAGAACGATATTAGTAATCCACGTCGTTAAGGCCTGCAATTTCTTCACCTCACCATCATTGTGACGTTGCTCGCTGTAATGATGACCGTTAAACATAAGAAAAACATAAGCGAGACAACCGCAAGCGCCGCAAAAATATAGATGACGCTTTTGCTGATAATGCTCAAGCAGGAAATAACCGGTCCTCCTCCAATGGGTTGAAGAAGAGCTGCTGCTAGCTTATAGATAAAAGCGAGCGTTAACACTTTAATAGCCGGAAACGCGACGATTAACAGTAAGACTGCTACTCCAGCAATCCCTACTGAATTCTTTAATAGAAGCGAGGCACTGATGACTGTATCAGCCGCATCCGTGAACACACGCCCTACAACAGGTATAAAGTTCCCTGTGACAAACTTTGCCGTTCGAATCGTAATACCGTCGGCAACAGCTGACGTGGCCCCTTGAACGGATAGCACTCCTAAAAAAACAGTTAGGAATATTCCAAGCACGCCAATGCTTATATTTCTCAACAGCTGAGCAAGTTGTGTAACCTTATGCTCATCTGAAATCGTACTCACAATGCTAAGCAGTGCTGAAAGAAAGAGTAACGGCATCACTACGTATTGAATAAGCAAACCGCTTGTGTTCATTAAAAACAAAATCATCGGATGAAAAAAGGCTGCCGATACAACTCCTCCTGATGATGCCATTAAGGCAAGCAGCAGCGGCACTAGAGCTAAAATGAATTTGGTCATGGTCTCAATCGCTCCCGTTGCATAAGAGATAGCAATTTGAAAACTATTAAGAGCAATGATGATCAAAACCATATATACAAGCGCATATGCTACTTTACTTACGGTCTGCTGATTAAACGCACTTTGGAGCGTTTGCAAAAACACGCTAAAAACCGTTAGCATAATGAGCGTACCGAGGAGCTTTCCATTCGCTAATACTTCATGAAATAAAAACTTTACAAGACCTCCTAGCCATTCTTTAAGAGAGAACTCTTTTTCTCCTTTTAAAAAATCGACTAAACTTCCCTTCTGACTCTCGGGTAAAAAGCCGCCGTATTGGGTAATAATATCGTCCCAAAATTGTTTGACTTCATTGATACCGAGCTTATCAATTTGTTCATTGACAAGTTCTTGCTGCTTCGGGGGTTCGGAAGCTTGTACATTTTCTGGAAAGAAAAAAAAGAGGAACAAAAGAAGAGCGAGTATATTCACTTTAAACGTCCACCGCTTCATTTCGTCACCTCATATTAAGTAAAATTAATTGGGCAGCATTGAAATAATCGTTTCAATAATGACCGTTAAAATAGGAATTGCCATGGAGAGAATCAGCACTTTTCCACCTAATTCAATTTTAGAAGCAATGGCACCTTGCCCTGCATCTTTCGTAATTTGAGCACCAAATTCGGCGATATAGGCGATACCAATAATTTTCAAAATGGTTTCCACATAAATCATGTTAACGTGGGCATTAATCGACAGCCGCTCGACCATCTTAATAATCTCGTAGATTTGATCAATTAAAAAAAGAAAGATCACGGATCCCACAAATACAACAAGTAAAAAAGCAATAGGTGATTTATGTTCTTTTAAAATAAGAGCCAAAAACGTAGCTACTAATCCTAAGCCCACAATTTGAAGCATTTCAATGGCAACTCACCCCTCTACCCTTGAAATAAAAAAACCGATTTGATTTTTTGAAATAAGTCCTCTACAATCGAAGCAACCATAAATAAAATATAAATAAAACCGATGAGGGTAACCCAGTTCGCGTAATCTTTTTTTCCCATCTGTTCGAGTACGGTGACTAAAAAAGCTACGACGATACCAATCCCAGCAATCTGAAAAATGGTGTTCATATCAATTCCCACATTCAATCCTCCTCCATCGCTACATCAATAGAATGACCAGTAGCAACCCAGATAGAAAGCCTAAACTTTTAACCATTTTTTCATAGCGATTCTGCTTATCAACTGCATCTTGTTCTTCGCGTTCAAGATGATTCAGCGTCAGTAAGATATGCTTTTGCTGCGAATAACGATCATGCTGACCAAGCGTTTCACCAAATTGTTTTAAGATTTCTAGTTCTCCCGTTTTAAGTGCGGTTTGTTTCCAAAATTGGTCTAACGTCTTTTCCCAAGCTTCCTTGACACTTTCAGTACCTTCTTTTAATTTCATTGAAAACTCATTAAATAAAGAGGCCAAAGGATTAGGAAGCTGTAGAGATAACAAATGAGCAACTTCTTGAAGAGGCCGATTGCTGTACATAATTTCCGCTTCTAACGACCGCAGAGCCGTTTTTAATTGCCTGAGCTGCCTAGGTCTTGCACTAAGCTGCTTTGCAAACTCAAAACCTGTGTAAGTGGAAGCAAATAAGATAAAGATGGCACCAAACA
This genomic interval carries:
- the xseA gene encoding exodeoxyribonuclease VII large subunit, with product MSEVRYLTVTALTRYIKRKFDVDPHMQDVWIKGEISNFKRHSRGHMYFTLKDQNARIAAVMFAGHNRQLNFQPEEGMNVLIRAEISVYEPSGNYQMYVKEMQPDGVGNLYLAYEQLKKKLEKEGLFDPARKRKLPKYPTTIGVITSPTGAAVRDIITTLKRRYNANIIVMPALVQGVNAAPSIIKAIEEANRRKEADVLIVGRGGGSIEELWAFNEESVARAIFTSTIPVISAVGHETDFTIADFVADLRAPTPTGAAELAVPHISEITERLTQRNIRLLRSMKEMLQSSSRRLERSQKSYAFRYPQKLVEQKEQQLDQLMERFYREGRRYIEHKRTNYEQLTAALLRNHPEHQLTKAAERQQQLTKMLTKEMQQLLKQKQLLFATATSKLHTLSPLKTMERGYSLVYDDEKELIKSTKQVSEGDVVNVRLTDGQLQCEVSKIEER
- the nusB gene encoding transcription antitermination factor NusB, whose translation is MKRHTARQKALQALFQHDLGQTEPMEAIGNVVQNEKSDQFLESLVLGVVEHQQEIDELLRNHLEKWTLDRVATVDRVILRIAVYEMKYEEEIPTSVTLNEAIELAKTFGDDQSSKFINGVLSKVLTTLSK
- a CDS encoding Asp23/Gls24 family envelope stress response protein, which encodes MNENHVLEMEEHPNSLGKVEIAPEVIEVIAGIAASEVEGVSAMRGNFAAGVVEKLGKKNHGKGVKVDLTENGIKVDVFCMMKFGVSIPNVAQQVQDNIRQALKNMTAIDLDEVNIHIVGIQFDTQKTDIEEVE
- the accC gene encoding acetyl-CoA carboxylase biotin carboxylase subunit — its product is MIKKLLIANRGEIAVRIIRACKELGVESVAVHSQADRDSLHVQLADEAYCIGPTSSKDSYLNFTNIMSVAMLTGCDAIHPGYGFLAENADFAELCRECNVTFVGPSPEAINKMGTKDVARETMREAGVPIVPGSTGIVESVEDGMSIANDIGYPVIIKATAGGGGKGIRVAKNEQELIKGITITQQEAATAFGNPGVYIEKFIEDFRHVEIQVLADSHGNTVHLGERDCSIQRRLQKLIEETPSPALDEKTRELMGDAAVKAAQAVNYTGAGTVEFIYDYRENKFYFMEMNTRIQVEHPVTEMVTGVDLIKEQIKVANGETLPFTQEEVTFNGWAIECRINAENPEKNFMPSPGTIQMYLPPGGYGVRVDSAAYPGYAIPPYYDSMVAKLIVHAPTREEAIERMKRALDEFVIDGVATTIPFHQKLLNHEKFVSGEFNTKFLELYDVMNS
- the accB gene encoding acetyl-CoA carboxylase biotin carboxyl carrier protein; the encoded protein is MLKIQEIREIIKLVDQSSIEEFTYEHEGSKIKMKKKDAIVSKQAQQVVVSAPEQAAAPAPQAAAAPAPAPAAQSAQPKEEQAAPAVDESLHKITSPMVGTFYASSSPESDVYVTPGDKVQKDSVVCIVEAMKLFNEIEAEVKGEIVDVLVENGQLVEYGQPLFLVKPE
- a CDS encoding SpoIIIAH-like family protein, with the protein product MNMLLKKQTVWLLTMLSLVVVLSVYYMTTPENPQSNVALVDNEKQSEKQADDKAPAEDTKQQADEKSGTKEDSKTEGSAEDVKKETAKNAKESAVVSSTDSDELFTALRLELNDERSQLKEEYQEVAASKNVTPAEVSKAMDKIDELSKLGEKEATLETLIKAKGYSDALVRADGKQVQITVKTEKHSKTKANQIIQLVKKEMGPKEVAVEFQPTK
- the spoIIIAG gene encoding stage III sporulation protein AG yields the protein MSQKPEKGDPSFFQRFFSLKQSSTTKKPSKLMYIGILLAAGVIFMVFSNSLTTSMNSGGLLKSASKETSAPPVSQDVPAFSSKKTTTMTGYEERYEEELKDILDQVRGVSKVKVIVNLDATESKIYEKNSVTKSQTTNETDREGGTRKVEDSSTDEQLVIVRSGEQEKPVVVKTEKPKVRGVLVVAKGADNIEVKKSIIEAVTRALDIPSHRVAVLAKKG
- the spoIIIAF gene encoding stage III sporulation protein AF translates to MKKLQALTTWITNIVLFILLATIINLLLPNSSFQKYTKLVVGLLLMLIIITPVFQIFKVDVNQMLKSLSLSSIRSDHQVENSIENQKKEIQASQRAYILEQMAVQMEADVKEELMDQYGVAIDRIHIETKKPNDEPTADNIKSISVAVSKKASDESEVVSAVKVISIDTSTPIETNKPTESKKLSNYLAAKWDVKQGQVVVNMEEGDTK
- the spoIIIAE gene encoding stage III sporulation protein AE → MKRWTFKVNILALLLFLFFFFPENVQASEPPKQQELVNEQIDKLGINEVKQFWDDIITQYGGFLPESQKGSLVDFLKGEKEFSLKEWLGGLVKFLFHEVLANGKLLGTLIMLTVFSVFLQTLQSAFNQQTVSKVAYALVYMVLIIIALNSFQIAISYATGAIETMTKFILALVPLLLALMASSGGVVSAAFFHPMILFLMNTSGLLIQYVVMPLLFLSALLSIVSTISDEHKVTQLAQLLRNISIGVLGIFLTVFLGVLSVQGATSAVADGITIRTAKFVTGNFIPVVGRVFTDAADTVISASLLLKNSVGIAGVAVLLLIVAFPAIKVLTLAFIYKLAAALLQPIGGGPVISCLSIISKSVIYIFAALAVVSLMFFLCLTVIITASNVTMMVR
- the spoIIIAD gene encoding stage III sporulation protein AD, whose protein sequence is MLQIVGLGLVATFLALILKEHKSPIAFLLVVFVGSVIFLFLIDQIYEIIKMVERLSINAHVNMIYVETILKIIGIAYIAEFGAQITKDAGQGAIASKIELGGKVLILSMAIPILTVIIETIISMLPN
- the spoIIIAC gene encoding stage III sporulation protein AC; the protein is MGIDMNTIFQIAGIGIVVAFLVTVLEQMGKKDYANWVTLIGFIYILFMVASIVEDLFQKIKSVFLFQG
- the spoIIIAB gene encoding stage III sporulation protein SpoIIIAB; this translates as MKLFGAIFILFASTYTGFEFAKQLSARPRQLRQLKTALRSLEAEIMYSNRPLQEVAHLLSLQLPNPLASLFNEFSMKLKEGTESVKEAWEKTLDQFWKQTALKTGELEILKQFGETLGQHDRYSQQKHILLTLNHLEREEQDAVDKQNRYEKMVKSLGFLSGLLLVILLM